The following proteins are encoded in a genomic region of Paenibacillus sp. FSL H3-0469:
- a CDS encoding AraC family transcriptional regulator, whose translation MLCLEFPIPPLPQFVTVGHAVWSPGDRHFARTFGVYDLLLVKRGTLYMMEADKEYAVGPGMVLLLEAGLPHDGYRACGEDTEIYWVHFIHPPEPAYIQRGDIPWSTLLAKGTVEDEEPSVQQRLYLPKFAAVDLEGLEPILQEMNELHNRLSAENAMRLHLLLAGLLAALQAECEHTAQPPEPAVRLARAAAAYLAEHWREPFHLAGLAEELHFQADYITRCMKQHIGTTPLQYVLHLRLEEAKKLLGGTVLGISEIAERVGIQDPNYMTRLFSARFGVTPGAYRQRLRQRDEAAAVTGPGEG comes from the coding sequence ATGCTATGCCTGGAGTTTCCGATTCCGCCGCTGCCGCAGTTTGTCACGGTGGGACATGCCGTCTGGTCGCCGGGGGACCGGCATTTCGCCCGCACCTTCGGTGTATATGATCTGCTGCTGGTCAAGCGGGGGACGCTCTATATGATGGAAGCGGATAAGGAATATGCGGTGGGGCCGGGGATGGTGCTGCTGCTTGAGGCTGGATTGCCGCATGACGGATACCGTGCCTGCGGGGAGGACACGGAGATCTACTGGGTGCATTTCATTCATCCACCTGAACCGGCGTATATCCAGCGCGGGGATATCCCCTGGTCTACACTACTGGCAAAGGGGACGGTAGAAGACGAGGAGCCTTCGGTGCAGCAGCGGCTGTATCTGCCGAAGTTCGCAGCTGTTGATCTGGAGGGACTGGAGCCGATCCTGCAGGAGATGAACGAGCTTCATAACCGGCTTAGCGCAGAGAATGCCATGCGGCTTCATCTGCTGCTGGCTGGTCTGCTGGCGGCGCTTCAGGCGGAATGTGAGCATACGGCTCAGCCGCCGGAGCCGGCGGTCCGGCTGGCCCGTGCTGCCGCAGCCTATCTGGCGGAACATTGGCGGGAGCCGTTTCATCTGGCGGGACTTGCGGAGGAACTGCATTTCCAGGCTGATTATATTACCAGATGCATGAAGCAGCATATCGGCACCACGCCGCTGCAGTATGTGCTGCACCTGCGTCTGGAAGAAGCGAAGAAGCTGCTGGGGGGTACGGTGCTGGGCATCTCGGAAATTGCCGAACGGGTAGGCATTCAGGACCCTAACTATATGACCCGGCTGTTCAGCGCCAGGTTCGGTGTGACTCCGGGAGCCTACCGGCAGCGGCTGCGCCAGCGGGATGAGGCTGCTGCTGTGACCGGTCCGGGGGAGGGCTGA
- a CDS encoding VOC family protein: MPQSIVHIALVVKDYDEAIEFYTNKLNFTLVEDLYQPEQDKRWVVVSPPGSAGTTLLLARASKPEQEPFIGNQAGGRVFLFLNTDNFWRDYHEMVSRGIEFVREPKEEAYGIVAVFKDLYGNLWDLLQMNADHPISKRIQ; this comes from the coding sequence ATGCCTCAGTCCATTGTACACATTGCTCTAGTCGTTAAGGATTATGACGAAGCCATAGAATTTTATACCAACAAGCTGAATTTCACATTAGTTGAAGATCTTTATCAGCCCGAGCAGGATAAAAGATGGGTCGTAGTCTCCCCTCCCGGGTCAGCAGGCACCACCCTTCTGCTGGCCCGGGCGTCGAAGCCTGAACAGGAGCCCTTTATCGGCAATCAGGCAGGCGGACGGGTATTCCTTTTTCTGAACACCGATAACTTCTGGCGAGATTATCATGAAATGGTCTCCAGGGGGATTGAATTCGTCAGAGAACCCAAAGAAGAAGCATATGGAATCGTTGCGGTATTCAAGGATTTGTACGGCAACCTGTGGGACCTGCTGCAGATGAACGCAGACCACCCGATTTCCAAGCGGATACAATGA
- a CDS encoding helix-turn-helix domain-containing protein, whose amino-acid sequence MNVLQTIRSRKYLQRILLSFMLVVAILAVASLLMNSGARSKVLSLQNEADRKLLTQINYNIENMNGIVKDLAVSLYNDEEMLALKSGADYRQSILKIERLNHTVAASPYLHAAVFYNGAQHRFFSSLNHEINNSLLYSSLQNYMDSRADLPKLQLIPLDLDGKGGGIDVFAFFLYDGDTLGSINDNVLILTVKPGWMLDNMKALNQVAERQNDVLFVTDTDGEVLIATGGQVPEGLNLKGELLPRISASGRPLDSFNYSHDGRKYKVTYLSKALNNWQIISMQDYDVVLGSVRQMKWTEIAVTLSVVLLAVLLSVFFAVRLYKPVGQLLTLVPGDVRGAPQAKDELSLIAANLTEMISKLKGLELERASQSNIAKLYQLRSLIASSHSLDEQSFLQLREQHGIDIAYPSPLRLALVQIDNLQGLAAEPGLPMESLLYFAISNIGQELLRLQGSCEAADMKSGHLVFIAGSADGELAKLEERFRELQQTIGNYYHITFTVTLSEVFTDYRSITAHYNLAQRHANYRMIYGKGAVLEPEMLRANEANEALRIPQELERQLTEGLKGGDLAETEQTIRKWRALLGGFSYENMYSAVLHLAVTLSQTLAEMNSRSVNPVSLNLQAINRRILEKETLDEMETVLLEVVREVAGQRRSGREDKNRLLADTVKEIIDRHYADPDLNVQRIADMLKMSPVYLGQVFKAQEGTSVVDQINAVRLASAKKYLEQEDFTVTEIMEKVGFGNESYFYRLFKRCYGTTPKEYRLKSAIDRSR is encoded by the coding sequence ATGAACGTACTGCAGACGATCCGTTCGCGTAAATACTTGCAGCGGATCCTACTCAGCTTTATGCTTGTTGTTGCCATTCTGGCTGTAGCTTCGCTGCTGATGAACTCGGGTGCCCGCAGCAAGGTGCTCAGCCTCCAGAATGAAGCGGACCGCAAGCTGCTGACCCAGATCAATTACAATATCGAGAACATGAACGGAATTGTAAAAGATCTGGCGGTCTCCCTGTACAATGACGAGGAGATGCTGGCGCTGAAGTCCGGCGCTGATTACAGGCAGAGCATCCTCAAGATTGAGCGGCTGAATCATACGGTTGCAGCCTCACCGTATCTGCATGCGGCCGTCTTTTATAATGGGGCCCAGCACCGGTTCTTCTCGTCGCTGAATCATGAGATTAACAATAGTCTTCTGTACAGCTCCTTGCAGAACTATATGGATTCCCGGGCAGATCTGCCGAAGCTCCAGCTCATTCCGCTCGACCTGGACGGCAAGGGCGGGGGGATTGATGTCTTTGCCTTCTTCCTGTATGACGGGGATACCTTGGGTTCAATCAATGACAATGTGCTGATCCTCACGGTCAAGCCGGGATGGATGCTTGATAATATGAAAGCGCTTAACCAAGTGGCGGAACGGCAGAATGATGTGTTATTCGTGACCGATACCGACGGTGAGGTGCTGATCGCAACCGGCGGGCAGGTTCCTGAAGGGCTTAACCTGAAGGGAGAGCTGCTGCCGCGGATCAGCGCTTCGGGCAGGCCGCTGGATTCCTTCAACTACAGTCATGACGGCAGGAAATATAAAGTGACTTATCTGAGCAAAGCCCTGAACAACTGGCAGATTATCAGCATGCAGGATTATGATGTGGTGCTGGGCAGTGTCCGGCAGATGAAATGGACGGAGATCGCGGTCACGCTGTCTGTTGTTCTGCTGGCCGTGCTGTTGTCCGTGTTCTTCGCGGTGCGGCTGTATAAGCCGGTAGGCCAGCTGCTGACTCTGGTTCCAGGCGATGTGCGGGGCGCGCCGCAGGCTAAGGATGAGCTGTCACTAATTGCAGCCAACCTTACGGAGATGATCAGCAAGCTGAAGGGGCTGGAGCTGGAGCGGGCCTCGCAGTCCAATATTGCCAAGCTCTATCAGCTCCGCAGCCTGATCGCTTCAAGCCACAGTCTGGATGAGCAGTCCTTCCTGCAGCTCAGAGAGCAGCACGGCATCGATATTGCCTATCCGTCTCCGCTCCGGCTGGCGCTCGTGCAGATCGACAACCTGCAGGGGCTGGCGGCAGAGCCGGGACTGCCAATGGAATCGCTGCTGTACTTCGCCATCTCCAACATCGGACAGGAATTATTGCGCCTTCAGGGCTCCTGTGAAGCTGCAGATATGAAGAGCGGGCATCTGGTCTTCATTGCCGGGAGTGCGGACGGGGAGCTGGCGAAGCTGGAGGAGCGGTTCAGGGAGCTCCAGCAGACGATCGGCAACTATTATCATATTACTTTTACAGTCACGCTAAGCGAGGTCTTCACGGATTACCGCAGCATCACGGCGCATTATAATCTGGCGCAGCGCCATGCCAATTACCGGATGATCTACGGCAAAGGAGCAGTGCTGGAGCCTGAAATGCTCCGGGCGAATGAGGCGAATGAAGCGCTGCGCATTCCGCAGGAGCTGGAGCGGCAGCTGACGGAAGGATTGAAGGGCGGGGATCTGGCAGAGACTGAGCAGACGATCCGCAAGTGGAGAGCGCTGCTTGGCGGCTTCAGCTACGAGAATATGTATTCTGCGGTGCTTCATCTGGCCGTGACTCTGAGCCAGACGCTAGCCGAGATGAACAGCCGGAGTGTCAATCCGGTCTCGCTTAACCTGCAGGCGATCAACCGCCGGATTCTGGAGAAGGAGACGCTGGATGAGATGGAGACGGTCCTGCTGGAGGTGGTGCGGGAAGTCGCCGGGCAGCGCCGGAGCGGGCGCGAGGACAAGAACCGGCTGCTCGCGGACACGGTGAAGGAGATTATTGACAGGCATTACGCCGATCCTGACCTGAATGTGCAGCGGATTGCCGATATGCTTAAGATGAGTCCGGTCTATCTGGGCCAGGTGTTCAAGGCGCAGGAAGGCACGAGCGTGGTGGATCAGATCAACGCCGTCCGGCTGGCCAGTGCCAAGAAGTACCTGGAGCAAGAGGACTTCACCGTAACAGAGATTATGGAGAAGGTCGGGTTCGGGAACGAGAGTTATTTTTACCGCCTGTTCAAGCGCTGCTATGGCACCACGCCGAAGGAGTACCGCCTGAAATCAGCCATTGACCGCAGCAGATGA
- a CDS encoding SGNH/GDSL hydrolase family protein, with protein sequence MRNILKDRITLTNRNPRILFLGDSITADGQYIRLIREWLNTHRPEWTAELIPSGVPSETVSGLSEAAHPNPRPCVHERLAREMAEAAPDVVIACYGMNDGIYHPFSEERFAAYQAGMLALSSRVGEAGAGIVLMTPPPFDALSMTGELQPADAADFSYLAPYKDYDQVLKRYADWLLSRGCPADKVIDLRTPLLELIRHERSQNTAYRYGDGIHPDTTGHRVIARTLLRELYGGEPELQIDKYFGAGL encoded by the coding sequence ATGCGGAATATACTTAAAGATAGAATTACACTGACTAACAGAAATCCTCGGATACTGTTCCTCGGGGACAGCATTACTGCTGACGGACAATATATCCGGTTGATCCGGGAATGGCTGAACACGCACCGGCCGGAGTGGACCGCCGAGCTGATTCCATCCGGAGTACCCAGCGAGACGGTCTCGGGTCTGAGCGAAGCAGCGCATCCCAATCCGCGCCCTTGCGTGCATGAGCGGCTGGCCAGAGAGATGGCGGAGGCTGCTCCTGATGTGGTTATAGCCTGCTATGGCATGAATGACGGGATCTATCATCCCTTCTCGGAAGAGCGGTTCGCCGCTTATCAGGCAGGTATGCTGGCACTCAGCAGCCGGGTCGGTGAAGCTGGAGCCGGGATCGTACTCATGACACCTCCACCGTTCGATGCCCTATCCATGACGGGGGAGCTACAGCCCGCAGACGCGGCGGACTTCAGTTATCTGGCGCCATACAAGGACTACGATCAGGTGCTGAAACGTTATGCGGACTGGCTGCTGTCCAGGGGCTGCCCTGCGGACAAAGTAATTGATCTGCGTACGCCGCTGCTGGAGCTGATCCGGCATGAGCGCTCGCAGAACACCGCTTACAGATATGGCGACGGTATCCATCCGGACACCACGGGGCACCGGGTGATCGCACGGACGCTGCTTCGGGAATTGTACGGCGGGGAGCCGGAACTGCAGATTGACAAGTATTTTGGCGCGGGATTATAG
- a CDS encoding AraC family transcriptional regulator, translated as MTTKILARDIGLEPGFTFRIQKCPLTHDYYVHSHDFSELVVILSGHAIHIIEGREVPVKAGQVFLIHSNVSHGYKNVDGIEYVNVMFQPEQLLQQSELRLLPGFQALFYIEPFYRKEMHFKGMLSLDAGQLQEATRLLDQILEEHDRQPEGYRLMIRTYFTALVGMLSRYYQNSSSHEDNKALRIGETVTYIEEHFLQPITLQSMADRAYMSTRQFLRVFTRNYQTTPMDYVIRKRLDYSCTLLRSPGLSISQVAMDSGFHDQNYYSRQFRKVFNCSPSQYRERMLGS; from the coding sequence ATGACTACCAAAATCCTAGCGCGGGATATCGGCCTTGAGCCGGGTTTTACCTTTAGAATCCAGAAATGCCCGCTGACCCATGATTACTACGTCCACAGCCATGATTTCTCGGAGCTTGTCGTTATTCTGTCGGGACACGCCATACACATCATTGAAGGGAGAGAGGTGCCGGTTAAGGCCGGACAGGTTTTTCTAATCCACAGCAACGTTTCCCATGGCTACAAGAATGTTGACGGAATTGAATACGTGAACGTGATGTTCCAGCCGGAGCAACTGCTCCAGCAGTCCGAGCTGAGGCTCCTGCCCGGCTTCCAGGCCTTATTCTATATTGAGCCGTTCTACCGGAAGGAGATGCATTTCAAGGGGATGCTCTCGCTGGATGCGGGACAGCTCCAGGAAGCTACCCGGCTGCTGGATCAGATTCTCGAGGAGCATGACCGGCAGCCTGAGGGCTACCGGCTGATGATCCGTACCTATTTCACCGCTCTGGTAGGCATGCTCTCCCGCTATTATCAGAACAGCAGCAGTCATGAGGATAACAAGGCGCTGCGGATCGGGGAGACCGTCACCTACATCGAAGAACACTTCCTGCAGCCGATCACGCTGCAATCGATGGCAGACCGGGCCTATATGTCCACCCGCCAGTTCCTGCGGGTCTTCACCCGCAACTACCAGACTACCCCTATGGATTATGTCATCCGTAAGCGGCTGGATTATTCCTGCACCCTGCTGCGCAGCCCGGGCCTGAGCATCTCGCAGGTGGCGATGGACAGCGGCTTCCATGACCAGAATTATTACTCCCGCCAGTTCCGCAAGGTATTTAACTGTAGTCCCAGCCAATACCGCGAGCGGATGCTGGGCTCCTGA
- a CDS encoding alpha-amylase family protein, producing the protein MRFRQVHLDFHTSEAIPGIGRDFSRAQFQSMLRTGHVDSVTVFSKCHHGWAYHPSEANEMHPELTFDLLGEMIEAAHEIGVRTPVYLSAGLDEKLARRHPEWLIRDAEDRTRWVKDFMTPGYHEFCMNTPYLDILLAQIHEAASRYDADGIFLDIVGCRKCRCQYCVAALRAAGQDPRDEAAVIALGEQTYLHYARRVRETLDAVKPGLPVYHNNGHQQRGRRDLVQVNTHLELESLPTGGWGYDHFPLSARYVQTLGMEFLGMTGKFHTSWGEFGGYKHPNALRFETALSLAHGARCSIGDQLHPSGLMDEATYALIGAAYSEVEAKEEWCSGVTAVADIAVLSLEAAREACPGGQARKGERNLADAGAVRMLTEGHYLYDIVDTFSDFSAYKVLILPDEVSVWPELADAIESFTAGGGKVLATGRSGLNLAGDAFALDLGISWLGENPYQPAYFKPYFTPGALLPASFVMYGEGQLIELQEGQGEALGHLENPYFNRDVFTFCSHQHTPGTMENNGPGMAESRSGIYLAWKVFSEYAEAGSLILKELVLHALSRLLPEPSLRTDLPARGITTLQYQQAEQRYVNHLLYAAPALKGRIEVIEDLVPLHDITVSLRLPSPGPVHRVYLAPSMAELPFTFSPDGEIAYTLPYLENHQMVVIELV; encoded by the coding sequence ATGCGTTTTCGTCAGGTTCATCTTGATTTCCATACCTCAGAAGCCATTCCCGGCATTGGCCGGGACTTCTCCAGAGCCCAGTTCCAGTCCATGCTGCGTACAGGTCATGTAGACTCTGTCACCGTGTTCTCCAAATGCCATCACGGCTGGGCCTATCATCCCAGTGAAGCCAATGAGATGCACCCTGAGCTTACCTTCGACTTGCTGGGTGAAATGATTGAGGCTGCCCATGAGATCGGTGTCCGTACACCGGTGTATTTATCGGCCGGCCTGGACGAGAAACTGGCCCGCCGCCACCCGGAGTGGCTGATCCGTGATGCCGAGGACCGGACCCGGTGGGTGAAGGATTTCATGACACCCGGTTACCATGAATTCTGTATGAACACGCCTTATCTGGACATCCTGCTGGCCCAGATTCATGAGGCGGCTTCCCGCTACGATGCTGACGGCATCTTCCTGGACATCGTTGGTTGCCGTAAATGCCGCTGCCAATATTGCGTCGCCGCTCTGCGGGCCGCGGGACAGGACCCCCGGGATGAAGCCGCCGTCATCGCCCTCGGGGAGCAGACTTACCTCCACTATGCCCGCCGTGTGCGGGAGACTCTGGATGCCGTGAAGCCCGGACTTCCCGTCTACCACAACAACGGTCATCAGCAGCGGGGACGCCGTGACCTTGTGCAGGTCAACACTCATCTGGAGCTGGAGTCCCTGCCCACCGGGGGCTGGGGTTATGATCATTTCCCGCTGTCTGCGCGGTACGTCCAGACGCTGGGCATGGAATTCCTCGGCATGACCGGCAAATTCCATACCTCCTGGGGGGAGTTCGGAGGCTATAAGCATCCGAACGCGCTACGGTTCGAGACCGCGCTTAGCCTCGCCCATGGCGCCAGATGCTCGATCGGTGACCAGCTCCATCCCTCCGGTCTGATGGATGAGGCGACCTACGCCTTAATCGGCGCTGCCTATAGTGAGGTAGAAGCAAAAGAGGAATGGTGCAGCGGGGTCACTGCTGTGGCCGATATTGCCGTCCTATCGCTGGAAGCGGCACGGGAGGCCTGTCCCGGCGGGCAAGCACGCAAGGGAGAGCGCAATCTGGCTGACGCCGGAGCGGTGCGGATGCTGACCGAAGGGCATTACCTTTATGATATCGTAGATACATTCAGCGATTTTAGCGCCTACAAGGTGCTGATTCTCCCGGATGAGGTATCTGTATGGCCTGAGCTGGCCGATGCCATAGAGAGCTTCACAGCTGGCGGCGGCAAGGTGCTGGCTACCGGACGCTCGGGATTGAATCTGGCCGGGGATGCCTTTGCCCTGGACCTGGGAATCAGCTGGCTTGGAGAGAACCCCTACCAGCCCGCGTATTTCAAGCCCTATTTCACTCCTGGTGCGCTATTGCCCGCTTCCTTTGTCATGTATGGCGAAGGCCAGCTAATTGAATTACAGGAAGGTCAAGGAGAGGCGCTCGGACATCTGGAGAACCCCTATTTTAACCGTGACGTCTTCACCTTCTGTTCCCACCAGCACACACCGGGCACCATGGAGAACAATGGTCCGGGGATGGCCGAGAGCAGGAGCGGAATCTATCTCGCCTGGAAGGTATTCAGCGAGTACGCCGAAGCCGGCTCTCTTATCCTGAAGGAGCTGGTGCTGCATGCACTGTCGCGGCTGCTGCCTGAGCCGTCACTGCGTACGGATCTGCCGGCCCGCGGCATAACGACCCTGCAGTATCAGCAGGCAGAGCAGCGTTATGTGAATCATCTGCTCTATGCCGCGCCTGCCCTGAAGGGCCGGATTGAAGTCATCGAGGACCTCGTGCCGCTCCATGATATTACCGTCAGCCTGCGGCTCCCGTCTCCCGGCCCCGTCCACCGGGTCTATCTGGCCCCCTCCATGGCAGAACTGCCGTTCACGTTCAGCCCGGATGGCGAGATTGCCTATACCCTTCCTTACCTGGAGAATCACCAGATGGTCGTGATTGAGCTGGTGTAG